A window from Gemmatimonas sp. UBA7669 encodes these proteins:
- the rpmB gene encoding 50S ribosomal protein L28, with product MAINRNRCYSCDKGVAFGNNVSHANNKTRRTWKPNLQVVRTLEAGKVIKVKVCTRCLAAGKVPRAPRGQVAVA from the coding sequence ATGGCCATTAATCGCAACCGCTGCTACAGCTGCGACAAGGGTGTTGCCTTCGGCAACAACGTTTCGCACGCCAACAACAAGACCCGCCGCACCTGGAAGCCCAATCTCCAGGTCGTGCGCACCCTCGAGGCCGGCAAGGTCATCAAGGTGAAGGTCTGCACGCGCTGCCTCGCCGCCGGCAAGGTGCCGCGGGCGCCGCGCGGTCAGGTCGCCGTCGCGTAA
- the gmd gene encoding GDP-mannose 4,6-dehydratase, producing MTKTALITGITGQDGSYLAELLLAKGYRVVGVVRRSSTTPYERIAHLVDRIELVSADLLDQTSLTDVVQAAQPDEIYNLAAQSFVQTSWNQPVLTGEFTALGVTRMLEALRKAAPKARFYQASSSEQFGKVVETPQRESTPFYPRSPYGVAKVYGHWITVNYRESFGLYAVSGILFNHESPRRGLEFVTRKISDGVARIKLGLQQELRLGNLDARRDWGFAGDYVDAMWRMLQQDTPDDYVIGTGETFSVREFCEAAFGAVGLDYRNHVVQDERFFRPAEVDLLVADPSKAQTQLGWQPRVSFAQLVAMMVEADLARYQRSNA from the coding sequence GTGACCAAAACCGCGCTCATCACCGGCATTACGGGCCAGGATGGCTCGTATCTCGCCGAGCTCCTGCTGGCCAAGGGCTACCGCGTCGTGGGCGTCGTCCGACGCTCGTCCACCACGCCCTACGAACGCATCGCGCACCTCGTCGATCGCATTGAACTGGTGTCGGCCGACCTGCTCGACCAGACCTCGCTCACCGACGTGGTTCAGGCAGCCCAGCCCGACGAGATCTACAACCTCGCGGCGCAAAGCTTCGTGCAGACCTCGTGGAATCAGCCCGTGCTGACGGGCGAGTTCACGGCGCTCGGCGTGACGCGTATGCTCGAAGCCCTGCGCAAGGCCGCACCCAAGGCGCGCTTTTACCAGGCCAGCTCGAGCGAACAGTTCGGCAAGGTGGTGGAGACACCGCAGCGGGAAAGCACGCCGTTCTATCCGCGCTCGCCGTATGGCGTGGCCAAGGTGTACGGCCACTGGATCACCGTGAACTACCGCGAAAGCTTCGGGCTCTACGCCGTGAGCGGTATTCTGTTCAATCACGAGTCGCCGCGGCGTGGCCTCGAGTTTGTCACGCGCAAGATTTCCGATGGCGTTGCCCGCATCAAGCTCGGTTTGCAGCAGGAACTGCGACTGGGCAACCTGGACGCACGGCGCGACTGGGGCTTTGCCGGTGACTACGTGGACGCCATGTGGCGCATGCTGCAGCAGGATACGCCGGATGACTATGTCATTGGCACGGGTGAGACGTTTTCGGTGCGCGAGTTCTGCGAGGCAGCCTTTGGCGCCGTGGGCCTCGACTATCGCAATCACGTCGTGCAGGACGAGCGCTTCTTCCGCCCCGCCGAAGTGGACCTGCTGGTGGCGGATCCGTCCAAGGCGCAGACCCAACTCGGCTGGCAGCCCCGGGTATCCTTTGCGCAGTTGGTGGCCATGATGGTTGAGGCCGACCTCGCGCGGTATCAGCGTTCCAACGCGTGA
- the rplQ gene encoding 50S ribosomal protein L17 — translation MRHRKANRQLRRTSEQRLALLRNLATSLIEQGAIETTEAKAKELRPFVEKLITKARTGTLHARRLAGKHVQKREAADKLFQEIGPKFVSRPGGYTRILKTGHRKGDGAEMARIELILS, via the coding sequence ATCGTAAGGCCAACCGCCAGCTCCGGCGGACCAGTGAGCAGCGCCTCGCGCTGCTCCGCAACCTCGCGACCTCGCTCATCGAGCAGGGCGCGATCGAGACGACCGAGGCCAAGGCCAAGGAGCTCCGCCCGTTCGTCGAGAAGCTCATCACCAAGGCCCGCACCGGCACGCTGCACGCGCGTCGACTGGCCGGCAAGCACGTCCAGAAGCGTGAGGCGGCCGACAAGCTGTTCCAGGAAATCGGCCCCAAGTTTGTCTCGCGTCCGGGCGGTTACACGCGCATTCTCAAGACCGGCCACCGCAAGGGTGACGGCGCGGAGATGGCGCGGATCGAACTGATCCTCAGCTGA
- a CDS encoding GDP-mannose 4,6-dehydratase produces the protein MSTDVRPLGRVLVTGAAGFVGGWLLPALWKAGASAVTALATETEPGNASSTADGAPDTRWMLGDLRDDAYVAHVAREAAADTVVHLAAVSHVPTAAADPAAAWDINVTATARLLHVVRQQRDAQGRDPVVLLVGSAEQYGRHPSHGERLHEDDVQAPRTVYAATKAAQEVLALQQWRAEALKVVVARSFNHSGAGQAPRFLLPALVQRAVQLRDAAPGTPMAVGNRTPIRDFLHVSDVVAAYISLCQRGTPGEAYNVASGTGWSVQQVLDRVLARAGSHATPVEDPALVRPVDVPVLVGNPNKLQRATDWRPLRTLDDIIDDLIHAEAH, from the coding sequence GTGAGCACTGACGTTCGGCCGCTGGGGCGTGTGCTGGTCACCGGAGCGGCCGGCTTTGTTGGGGGCTGGCTGCTGCCCGCGCTCTGGAAGGCCGGCGCCTCCGCTGTCACGGCGTTGGCCACCGAGACGGAGCCGGGCAACGCGTCGTCCACGGCGGACGGTGCGCCAGATACGCGCTGGATGCTGGGGGATTTGCGCGACGATGCCTACGTGGCGCACGTCGCGCGCGAGGCAGCCGCTGACACCGTCGTGCATCTGGCCGCCGTCTCGCATGTGCCAACGGCCGCCGCCGACCCCGCCGCGGCCTGGGATATCAACGTCACGGCCACCGCGCGACTCCTGCATGTCGTTCGCCAGCAGCGCGACGCACAGGGCCGCGACCCCGTCGTATTGCTTGTCGGCAGTGCCGAGCAGTACGGCCGGCATCCGTCGCACGGTGAGCGTTTGCACGAAGACGACGTCCAGGCGCCGCGCACGGTGTATGCGGCCACCAAGGCGGCGCAGGAAGTCCTGGCCCTTCAGCAATGGCGGGCCGAGGCGCTCAAGGTGGTGGTCGCCCGCAGTTTCAATCACAGTGGGGCAGGGCAGGCGCCGCGTTTCTTGTTGCCGGCGCTGGTGCAGCGCGCGGTGCAGCTCCGGGACGCCGCGCCGGGCACACCCATGGCGGTTGGCAATCGCACGCCAATTCGCGACTTCCTGCATGTCTCGGACGTCGTGGCTGCGTATATTTCGCTCTGTCAACGCGGTACGCCCGGCGAGGCGTACAATGTGGCCAGTGGCACCGGATGGTCGGTGCAGCAGGTGCTCGACCGGGTTCTGGCGCGCGCGGGTTCGCATGCGACACCGGTGGAGGATCCGGCGCTGGTCCGGCCGGTTGATGTTCCCGTGCTGGTGGGGAACCCGAACAAGCTGCAGCGCGCCACCGATTGGCGCCCGCTGCGCACTCTCGACGACATCATCGACGATCTGATCCATGCCGAAGCGCACTGA